In Deinococcus proteolyticus MRP, a single genomic region encodes these proteins:
- the rplK gene encoding 50S ribosomal protein L11 yields the protein MKKVLGIVKLQLPAGKATPAPPVGPALGQYGANIMEFAKAFNAQTADKGDAIIPVEITIYADRSFTFITKTPPMSYLIRKAAGLAKGSGEPNKNKVGKLNWEQVLEIAQTKMPDLNAGSVEAAANTVAGTARSMGVTIEGGPNA from the coding sequence ATGAAAAAAGTTTTAGGGATTGTCAAGTTGCAACTCCCCGCAGGCAAGGCCACTCCGGCCCCCCCTGTCGGTCCCGCCCTGGGTCAGTACGGTGCGAACATCATGGAGTTCGCCAAGGCGTTCAACGCCCAGACCGCTGACAAGGGCGATGCGATCATCCCCGTAGAAATTACCATCTACGCGGACCGCTCCTTTACCTTTATCACCAAGACCCCTCCCATGAGCTACCTGATCCGTAAGGCCGCCGGCCTGGCGAAAGGAAGCGGCGAACCCAACAAGAACAAAGTGGGCAAGCTGAACTGGGAGCAGGTTCTGGAGATTGCGCAGACCAAAATGCCCGACCTCAACGCGGGCTCTGTGGAAGCTGCCGCCAACACCGTCGCCGGCACCGCCCGCTCTATGGGCGTGACCATCGAAGGAGGCCCCAATGCCTAA
- the nusG gene encoding transcription termination/antitermination protein NusG, whose protein sequence is MSIEWYAVHTYIGQEDRVQQHLLERARKLGMLGTKIFQVLQPSEQAVELRDGGKKETVERKLFPGYVFVQMDIEDDDAPGELGESWEVVRNTNGVTGFVGTATYPVPLSPDEVQRLLASVGVGTVPKVEAPKVQVDLKPGDMVKVKSGPFADFNGVVSEVNAAQAKVKVLVSIFGRETPVELDFAQVSK, encoded by the coding sequence ATGAGTATCGAATGGTACGCAGTTCATACGTATATTGGTCAAGAAGACCGGGTGCAGCAGCACCTGCTGGAACGTGCCCGTAAGCTGGGCATGTTGGGCACCAAGATTTTCCAGGTGCTTCAGCCCAGTGAGCAGGCTGTGGAACTGCGCGACGGCGGCAAAAAGGAAACTGTGGAGCGTAAGCTCTTCCCGGGCTATGTCTTCGTTCAAATGGACATTGAGGACGACGACGCCCCGGGCGAGCTTGGCGAATCCTGGGAAGTGGTGCGCAACACAAATGGCGTGACCGGCTTTGTGGGTACAGCCACCTATCCGGTGCCGCTCTCCCCCGACGAGGTGCAGCGCCTGCTGGCTTCGGTCGGTGTGGGCACGGTGCCCAAGGTGGAAGCGCCCAAGGTTCAAGTCGATCTCAAACCCGGCGATATGGTCAAGGTCAAGAGCGGTCCATTTGCCGATTTCAATGGCGTGGTCAGCGAGGTCAACGCTGCACAGGCCAAAGTCAAGGTGCTGGTCAGCATTTTCGGGCGTGAAACGCCAGTAGAGCTGGACTTCGCGCAGGTCAGCAAGTGA
- the secE gene encoding preprotein translocase subunit SecE: MNLSQYLQESREELSRVSWPTRAQVWEGTQAVLLFLVALTLIVYLMDLVFTGLIQAVLL, from the coding sequence ATGAATCTGAGCCAGTATCTACAGGAGTCGCGCGAGGAACTCAGCCGCGTCAGCTGGCCGACCCGTGCGCAGGTGTGGGAAGGTACCCAGGCAGTGCTGCTGTTTCTGGTGGCCCTGACCCTTATTGTCTACCTGATGGACCTGGTCTTCACTGGCCTAATTCAGGCGGTGTTGCTATGA
- the rpmG gene encoding 50S ribosomal protein L33, with protein MAKDGPRMIIKMESTAGTGFYYTTTKNRRNTQEKLELRKYDPVAKKHVTFKEKKV; from the coding sequence ATGGCTAAAGACGGACCCCGCATGATTATCAAGATGGAAAGCACCGCCGGCACGGGCTTTTACTACACGACCACCAAGAACCGCCGCAATACCCAGGAAAAGCTGGAGCTGCGCAAGTACGACCCCGTGGCCAAGAAGCACGTCACCTTCAAAGAGAAAAAGGTTTGA